A single genomic interval of Spinacia oleracea cultivar Varoflay chromosome 6, BTI_SOV_V1, whole genome shotgun sequence harbors:
- the LOC110797963 gene encoding uncharacterized protein, giving the protein MRSTWLINLFSSIIPCYVDICNKLQHLVGFAKLVWPRKHLWQQLDDRLVEIAVSTNQELRFLSMQGVCMTSSLFGKYEDGDIVNKLQEMYEVLKNSREEPFTIEGINEVREKLANFISNDCL; this is encoded by the exons ATGAGATCAACTTGGCTCATCAATCTGTTTAGTAGTATTATACCCTGTTATGTTGATATATGTAATAAACTCCAGCACCTTGTTGGGTTCGCGAAGTTAGTGTGGCCAAGGAAACACTTGTGGCAGCAGT TGGATGATCGTCTTGTCGAGATTGCTGTATCAACAAATCAAGAACTTCGTTTTCTTTCTATGCAAG GTGTTTGCATGACATCTTCGCTATTTGGTAAATATGAAGATGGGGACATCGTGAATAAGTTACAAGAGATGTATGAG GTACTCAAAAATTCGAGGGAGGAGCCTTTCACGATTGAAGGGATAAATGAAGTTCGAGAAAAGTTGGCAAACTTCATTTCTAatgattgtctttga